A genomic stretch from Coffea arabica cultivar ET-39 chromosome 10c, Coffea Arabica ET-39 HiFi, whole genome shotgun sequence includes:
- the LOC113714407 gene encoding UDP-glucuronate:xylan alpha-glucuronosyltransferase 2 isoform X2 yields the protein MKAVLEEPRNRQFNSPERIVVKREKPSFMNEMGRGMMIGMVNMEGEDVSEWNMLGQVIPVSFEPVSELFEWKDLFPEWIDEEEEIDGPSCPEIPMPDFYKYASVDMIVAKLPCRVQEVGWGRDVLRLQVHLIAANLAVKRGRGIWNRRIKVVFLSKCRPMPDLFRCDDLLRQEGDWWYYEPDLTRLAQKVSLPVGSCNLALPLWGKGIHEVYDVSKIEKKNTRTIKREAYATVLHSSESYVCGAIALAQSLLQTGTKRDLILLLDRSISKPKREALAKAGWKFRFIKRIRNPRAEKNTYNEYNYSKFRLWQLAEYDKIIFIDADIIVLRNLDILFHFPQISATGNDGSIFNSGVMVIEPSNCTFNMFMQRTREIVSYNGGDQGFLNEVFVWWHRLPRRVNFLKNFWSNSTVEAAVKNQLLGADPPKLYSIHFLGLKPWLCYRDYDCNWDLENQHVYASDVAHRRWWKLHDAMDEGLQKCCALRKQRKIDLEWDRKLAREKGLKDGHWSMNVTDPRKYTT from the exons ATGAAGGCAGTCCTGGAAGAGCCGCGCAACCGTCAATTCAACAGCCCTGAAAGGATCGTGGTGAAGAGGGAAAAACCGAGTTTCATGAACGAAATGGGGCGAGGGATGATGATTGGGATGGTGAATATGGAGGGTGAAGATGTAAGTGAATGGAACATGCTTGGACAAGTTATTCCCGTTTCTTTCGAGCCAGTTTCCGAGCTTTTTGAATGGAAGGATCTGTTCCCTGAGTGGATTGATGAGGAGGAAGAAATTGATGGTCCGTCCTGCCCAGAAATACCAATGCCGGATTTTTATAAATATGCTTCAGTGGATATGATAGTAGCCAAGCTGCCGTGCAGAGTTCAAGAAGTAGGATGGGGAAGGGATGTGCTTAGGCTGCAGGTGCATCTCATAGCTGCCAATTTAGCGGTTAAGAGAGGAAGAGGGATTTGGAATAGGAGAATCAAAGTGGTGTTTTTGAGCAAATGCAGGCCAATGCCTGATTTGTTTAGATGTGATGATCTGCTGAGACAAGAAGGGGATTGGTGGTATTATGAACCAGACTTGACAAGGTTGGCGCAGAAAGTTTCATTGCCAGTTGGCTCCTGCAATTTGGCTTTGCCTCTCTGGGGAAAAG GAATCCACGAGGTGTACGACGTATCCAAGATTGAGAAAAAAAACACCAGAACAATCAAAAGAGAAGCCTATGCTACAGTTCTCCATTCCTCCGAATCCTACGTTTGTGGAGCAATAGCCCTAGCCCAGAGTCTCCTCCAAACCGGAACCAAACGCGACCTTATCCTCCTCCTGGACAGGAGTATATCCAAACCCAAAAGGGAGGCCCTCGCAAAAGCCGGGTGGAAGTTCAGATTCATCAAGAGGATCCGAAACCCGAGAGCCGAAAAGAACACCTATAACGAATATAATTACAGTAAATTCAGATTATGGCAGCTCGCTGAATATGACAAGATCATTTTCATCGATGCGGACATTATCGTCCTACGTAATCTGGATATTCTCTTCCATTTTCCTCAAATTTCCGCTACGGGAAACGATGGATCCATTTTCAATTCGGGTGTCATGGTGATTGAGCCTTCAAATTGCACGTTCAACATGTTCATGCAACGTACCAGAGAAATTGTGTCGTACAACGGAGGGGACCAGGGATTTTTGAATGAAGTTTTTGTATGGTGGCATAGGTTGCCTAGAAGAGTTAATTTCTTGAAGAATTTTTGGTCGAATTCTACGGTGGAGGCTGCAGTCAAGAATCAGCTATTGGGGGCAGATCCACCTAAGCTGTATTCCATACATTTTCTTGGATTGAAGCCCTGGCTGTGCTACAGGGACTATGATTGTAACTGGGACCTTGAAAATCAGCATGTTTATGCAAGTGATGTTGCTCATCGAAGATGGTGGAAACTTCATGATGCCATGGATGAGGGCTTGCAGAAATGTTGTGCATTGCGGAAACAAAGGAAGATTGACTTGGAATGGGACAGGAAATTGGCTCGGGAAAAGGGATTAAAGGATGGACATTGGAGTATGAATGTTACTGATCCCAGAAAATATACTACTTGA
- the LOC113714616 gene encoding protein WEAK CHLOROPLAST MOVEMENT UNDER BLUE LIGHT 1-like: MEDVKKMDENALAESSTTPIVSSTHEDQTNSHIPTDTNGKVESECQQPHTDISALEHPKDMSDVSFLADGPSVPSENPERTSDVTQVEKSISHSSTNILGEQETQKDDTSTIISKSVPSYTLEAKPSEIVQQSLEIGSPGSTHIESNDTSNGHAHGNSVLEASQIQNIKEFTVSVPPIKVGQNAGAARHLSQAVDSPRSTHGRDDIPSASSRHVRENEGTNHVIASNSPVSKVSRTISRAQQSAGSPKTPQSMDINRGQIDTAAPIESVKHAVSKFGGIVDWKAHRMQTVERRKLIEQELEKVQEEIPLYKNKCDAAEDAKVHVLKELESTKRLIEELKLNLEKVQTEEQQAKQDAELAKLRVEEMEQGIADEASIAAKAQLEVARARHAAAITELKSVKDELEALHKDYTVLVTEKDVAVKKAEEAVSASKEVEKTVEDLTIELITAKESLESAHAAHLEAEEHRIGAAMAKEQDALNWEKELKQAEEELEKLNQQIVLARDLKSKLDTASTLLQELKAELAAYMESKLKEENNEGNFKDGLVESERRTHSDIQAAVDFAKKELEEVKLNIEKATDEVNCLKVAATSLKSELEKEKAELAAIRQREGMASVAVASLEAEIDRTKSEIALVQMKEKEAREKMVELPKQLQEAAHQADEAKSLAQMAREELRKAKEEAEQAKAGASTIESRLHAAQKEIEAAKASEKLALAAINALQESESAQSTNDEDTPTGVTLSLEEYYELSKRTHDAEEQANMRVAAAMSQIEVAKESELRTLNQLEEVNRELAERKSALELALQKAEQAKEGKLGVEQELRKWRAEHEQRRKAAESVPVANPTKSPRASFEDRQETKNFNQGPDAAGIHQRLSPKAHLNGSNTETESSPEPEVKVVKKKKRSFFPRIFMFLARKKTQTKSA, encoded by the exons ATGGAGGATGTGAAAAAGATGGACGAAAATGCTCTTGCAGAGTCTTCTACCACACCAATTGTTTCCTCCACACATGAGGATCAAACAAATAGTCATATCCCAACAGATACTAACGGGAAGGTGGAATCTGAATGTCAGCAACCACATACGGATATTTCTGCATTAGAACATCCAAAGGATATGTCAGATGTCTCTTTTCTTGCAGACGGTCCATCTGTTCCATCAGAAAATCCGGAACGTACTTCTGATGTCACTCAAGTTGAGAAGTCAATCTCACATTCATCAACAAACATACTAGGGGAACAGGAGACTCAAAAAGATGACACTTCAACAATTATTTCAAAATCTGTTCCATCATATACATTAGAAGCAAAACCAAGTGAAATTGTGCAACAATCTTTAGAAATTGGGTCACCTGGTAGTACTCATATTGAATCAAATGATACTTCCAATGGGCATGCACATGGGAATTCGGTTTTGGAGGCATCTCAGatacaaaacataaaagaatTCACTGTCTCAGTTCCACCTATTAAAGTGGGACAAAATGCAGGAGCTGCCAGACACCTTTCTCAGGCGGTTGATTCCCCTAGGAGCACTCATGGTCGTGATGATATACCTTCTGCGTCATCTCGTCATGTCAGAGAGAATGAAGGCACGAATCATGTAATAGCGTCAAACAGTcctgtttccaaagtttccaGAACCATAAGCAGAGCACAACAGTCTGCTGGCAGCCCTAAAACTCCTCAGAGTATGGATATAAACAGAGGCCAAATTGATACGGCAGCACCTATTGAATCCGTAAAACATGCTGTTTCAAAATTTGGGGGTATTGTTGATTGGAAGGCCCATAGAATGCAGACTGTGGAG AGACGCAAGTTAATAGAACAAGAACTGGAGAAAGTACAAGAGGAGATTCCATTGTATAAGAACAAGTGTGACGCTGCTGAAGATGCAAAAGTACATGTCCTGAAGGAGCTAGAGAGCACTAAAAGACTTATCGAAGAACTGAAGCTCAACCTGGAGAAGGTACAAACAGAAGAGCAACAAGCAAAGCAAGATGCTGAACTTGCTAAACTCAGGGTGGAAGAGATGGAACAAGGGATTGCTGATGAGGCTAGCATTGCAGCCAAGGCTCAGCTGGAGGTCGCAAGAGCCAGGCATGCAGCTGCAATTACAGAATTGAAATCTGTGAAAGATGAGTTGGAAGCACTTCACAAAGACTATACTGTATTAGTGACTGAGAAAGATGTAGCAGTGAAGAAAGCAGAAGAAGCTGTTTCTGCATCAAAAGAAGTTGAAAAGACGGTCGAGGATTTGACAATTGAGCTGATTACTGCAAAAGAATCCTTGGAGTCTGCACATGCTGCACATCTTGAGGCAGAGGAACATAGGATTGGAGCAGCTATGGCCAAAGAGCAGGATGCCTTAAACTGGGAGAAAGAATTGAAGCAGGCTGAAGAGGAGCTGGAGAAACTAAACCAACAAATAGTCTTAGCAAGGGATCTCAAGTCAAAGTTGGATACGGCTTCAACATTACTGCAGGAATTAAAAGCTGAATTGGCAGCTTATATGGAGTCAAAGCTaaaagaggaaaataatgaaggaaaCTTCAAAGATGGGCTGGTCGAATCAGAGAGAAGAACTCACAGTGATATACAAGCAGCAGTTGATTTTGCCAAGAAGGAACTGGAAGAAGTTAAGCTCAACATTGAGAAAGCAACAGATGAAGTAAATTGCTTGAAGGTGGCGGCTACATCATTGAAGTCAGaactagaaaaggaaaaagcagAACTTGCCGCTATTAGGCAGAGAGAAGGAATGGCATCAGTCGCGGTTGCATCTCTTGAGGCAGAGATTGATAGGACAAAGTCAGAGATTGCTCTTGTTCAAATGAAGGAGAAGGAAGCTAGAGAAAAAATGGTGGAACTGCCCAAGCAACTACAGGAGGCAGCTCACCAGGCTGATGAGGCAAAATCACTTGCTCAAATGGCTCGTGAAGAGTTAAGGAAGGCAAAGGAGGAAGCAGAGCAAGCAAAGGCAGGAGCAAGTACAATAGAGAGTAGATTACATGCAGCTCAAAAGGAAATAGAGGCTGCAAAGGCTTCAGAGAAATTGGCACTTGCAGCTATCAATGCATTGCAAGAGAGTGAATCAGCTCAAAGCACAAATGATGAGGATACACCTACTGGAGTTACTCTTTCTTTAGAAGAGTATTACGAGCTGAGCAAGAGGACACATGATGCAGAGGAACAGGCTAACATGAGGGTGGCAGCTGCTATGTCCCAGATTGAGGTGGCTAAAGAGTCTGAATTGAGGACCTTGAATCAGCTGGAGGAAGTCAACCGTGAATTGGCTGAAAGAAAATCAGCACTGGAACTTGCATTGCAGAAGGCAGAACAAGCCAAGGAAGGGAAATTGGGTGTAGAACAGGAGCTGAGAAAGTGGAGGGCAGAGCATGAGCAGAGAAGGAAAGCAGCAGAATCAGTTCCGGTGGCAAACCCAACTAAGAGTCCAAGAGCAAGCTTTGAGGACAGACAAGAAACCAAGAACTTCAATCAAGGACCTGATGCCGCTGGAATTCATCAGAGGCTGAGCCCAAAGGCACATTTGAATGGAAGCAACACAGAAACTGAATCCTCACCAGAACCTGAAGTCAAGGTtgtaaagaagaagaagagatcaTTCTTCCCACGCATCTTCATGTTTTTGGCAAGAAAGAAGACACAAACTAAGTCAGCATAA
- the LOC113713286 gene encoding protein TIC 22, chloroplastic-like produces the protein MEAPKKSVGPTSSNPLLSFSAFLHQHTLRLGAELASRLEDTKRLTSKLAANFPSFLPPPPALLLPAHSSSSPLLLPFASASQSQQPPRHAAAVAASSETLSSDHVAKTLAGTSVYTVSNSNNEFVLISDPDGAKSIGLLCFRREDAEAFLAQVRSRREAVRGGTKVVPIALEQVYMLKVEGIAFRFLPDPVQIKNALELKASDVMSGFDGVPVFQSDLLVVKRKNKRYLPIYFRKEDLEKELLMVASRRGPAASQHILVGNLENVLRKMEMSERNSGWEDLIFIPPGKSHSQHIQEVTKS, from the exons ATGGAGGCCCCAAAGAAGTCGGTAGGCCCCACTTCTTCCAATCCTCTCCTCTCGTTCTCTGCTTTCCTCCACCAACACACCCTCCGGCTCGGTGCCGAACTTGCGAGTCGACTCGAAGATACGAAACGACTCACCTCTAAACTCGCCGCCAATTTTCCGTCCTTTCTACCACCGCCGCCGGCACTACTACTGCCAgctcattcttcttcttctcctctacTTCTGCCTTTCGCTTCTGCTTCGCAATCTCAGCAGCCGCCGCGCCATGCTGCTGCCGTCGCCGCCTCCTCTGAAACTCTAAGCTCCGACCACGTCGCcaaaaccctagccggtacttctGTTTACACCGTCAGCAATTCGAACAATGAGTTCGTACTAATCTCTGATCCTGATGGTGCGAAATCTATCGGCTTACTTTGCTTTCGCCGTGAAGATGCCGAAGCATTTCTAGCTCAG GTAAGGTCAAGGAGGGAAGCAGTGAGAGGTGGAACAAAGGTCGTTCCAATCGCACTTGAACAG gTGTACATGTTGAAGGTTGAAGGCATTGCCTTCCGGTTTTTGCCTGATCCTGTCCAAATTaaaaatgcattggag CTAAAAGCCTCGGATGTCATGAGCGGATTTGATGGGGTTCCTGTTTTTCAG TCTGACCTCCTTGTGGTGAAGAGGAAAAATAAGCGCTACTTACCCATATACTTTCGAAAG GAAGACCTTGAGAAGGAATTGTTAATGGTGGCTTCAAGAAGAGGCCCTGCTGCTTCTCAACACATTTTG GTCGGGAATCTGGAAaatgttttgaggaaaatggAG ATGAGTGAAAGGAATTCTGGTTGGGAAGATCTAATTTTTATTCCTCCAGGGAAAAGCCACTCACAACACATCCAGGAAGTTACAAAATCATGA
- the LOC113714407 gene encoding UDP-glucuronate:xylan alpha-glucuronosyltransferase 2 isoform X1, which translates to MIKAIFPKALVIRINIAFLALFLLAYAFLFLWPSSTSVYNASPASFVRCSLRECHHKTENGIKMKAVLEEPRNRQFNSPERIVVKREKPSFMNEMGRGMMIGMVNMEGEDVSEWNMLGQVIPVSFEPVSELFEWKDLFPEWIDEEEEIDGPSCPEIPMPDFYKYASVDMIVAKLPCRVQEVGWGRDVLRLQVHLIAANLAVKRGRGIWNRRIKVVFLSKCRPMPDLFRCDDLLRQEGDWWYYEPDLTRLAQKVSLPVGSCNLALPLWGKGIHEVYDVSKIEKKNTRTIKREAYATVLHSSESYVCGAIALAQSLLQTGTKRDLILLLDRSISKPKREALAKAGWKFRFIKRIRNPRAEKNTYNEYNYSKFRLWQLAEYDKIIFIDADIIVLRNLDILFHFPQISATGNDGSIFNSGVMVIEPSNCTFNMFMQRTREIVSYNGGDQGFLNEVFVWWHRLPRRVNFLKNFWSNSTVEAAVKNQLLGADPPKLYSIHFLGLKPWLCYRDYDCNWDLENQHVYASDVAHRRWWKLHDAMDEGLQKCCALRKQRKIDLEWDRKLAREKGLKDGHWSMNVTDPRKYTT; encoded by the exons ATGATCAAGGCTATTTTTCCAAAAGCTTTAGTTATTCGGATCAATATAGCTTTCTTGGCTTTGTTCTTGTTGGCTTATGCATTTCTCTTTCTCTGGCCTTCATCAACTTCAGTCTACAATGCGAGCCCTGCATCCTTTGTTAGATGTTCTTTGCGCGAATGCCATCATAAG ACGGAAAATGGTATCAAGATGAAGGCAGTCCTGGAAGAGCCGCGCAACCGTCAATTCAACAGCCCTGAAAGGATCGTGGTGAAGAGGGAAAAACCGAGTTTCATGAACGAAATGGGGCGAGGGATGATGATTGGGATGGTGAATATGGAGGGTGAAGATGTAAGTGAATGGAACATGCTTGGACAAGTTATTCCCGTTTCTTTCGAGCCAGTTTCCGAGCTTTTTGAATGGAAGGATCTGTTCCCTGAGTGGATTGATGAGGAGGAAGAAATTGATGGTCCGTCCTGCCCAGAAATACCAATGCCGGATTTTTATAAATATGCTTCAGTGGATATGATAGTAGCCAAGCTGCCGTGCAGAGTTCAAGAAGTAGGATGGGGAAGGGATGTGCTTAGGCTGCAGGTGCATCTCATAGCTGCCAATTTAGCGGTTAAGAGAGGAAGAGGGATTTGGAATAGGAGAATCAAAGTGGTGTTTTTGAGCAAATGCAGGCCAATGCCTGATTTGTTTAGATGTGATGATCTGCTGAGACAAGAAGGGGATTGGTGGTATTATGAACCAGACTTGACAAGGTTGGCGCAGAAAGTTTCATTGCCAGTTGGCTCCTGCAATTTGGCTTTGCCTCTCTGGGGAAAAG GAATCCACGAGGTGTACGACGTATCCAAGATTGAGAAAAAAAACACCAGAACAATCAAAAGAGAAGCCTATGCTACAGTTCTCCATTCCTCCGAATCCTACGTTTGTGGAGCAATAGCCCTAGCCCAGAGTCTCCTCCAAACCGGAACCAAACGCGACCTTATCCTCCTCCTGGACAGGAGTATATCCAAACCCAAAAGGGAGGCCCTCGCAAAAGCCGGGTGGAAGTTCAGATTCATCAAGAGGATCCGAAACCCGAGAGCCGAAAAGAACACCTATAACGAATATAATTACAGTAAATTCAGATTATGGCAGCTCGCTGAATATGACAAGATCATTTTCATCGATGCGGACATTATCGTCCTACGTAATCTGGATATTCTCTTCCATTTTCCTCAAATTTCCGCTACGGGAAACGATGGATCCATTTTCAATTCGGGTGTCATGGTGATTGAGCCTTCAAATTGCACGTTCAACATGTTCATGCAACGTACCAGAGAAATTGTGTCGTACAACGGAGGGGACCAGGGATTTTTGAATGAAGTTTTTGTATGGTGGCATAGGTTGCCTAGAAGAGTTAATTTCTTGAAGAATTTTTGGTCGAATTCTACGGTGGAGGCTGCAGTCAAGAATCAGCTATTGGGGGCAGATCCACCTAAGCTGTATTCCATACATTTTCTTGGATTGAAGCCCTGGCTGTGCTACAGGGACTATGATTGTAACTGGGACCTTGAAAATCAGCATGTTTATGCAAGTGATGTTGCTCATCGAAGATGGTGGAAACTTCATGATGCCATGGATGAGGGCTTGCAGAAATGTTGTGCATTGCGGAAACAAAGGAAGATTGACTTGGAATGGGACAGGAAATTGGCTCGGGAAAAGGGATTAAAGGATGGACATTGGAGTATGAATGTTACTGATCCCAGAAAATATACTACTTGA